A window of the Brassica napus cultivar Da-Ae chromosome C5, Da-Ae, whole genome shotgun sequence genome harbors these coding sequences:
- the LOC106442266 gene encoding GDSL esterase/lipase 1-like: MANNVRLCSILLLFSTIISSINLISCEKSLITNQSALFVFGDSVFDVGNNNYINTRRTAQANVWPYGQTTFKFPTGRNSDGRLIPDFIAEYAWLPLIPPYLQPGNGVNQFTYGVNFASAGAGALVETYQPQNVIPLGSQLNNFKNVEKMLKDKLGDAETKRIISRAVYLIQIGPNDYFYPFSINASHFESNSKEKFVDNVIGNTTTVIEGIYKLGGRKFGLMNMGRLDCVPGLLTMDPNRIGSCFEPITELIKLHNLRIPNVLRDLQRRLPGFKYSLFDSYTAGTEAMENPTKYGFKEVKKACCGSGPFRGSSTCGYRAGTSRDFELCENVSDYMFFDGSHTSEKANQQTAELMWDGPSDLVGPYTLKTLFQNL; the protein is encoded by the exons ATGGCAAACAATGTGCGATTATGTTCGATATTATTACTCTTTTCGACTATAATTTCATCGATCAATTTAATAAGCTGCGAGAAAAGTTTGATAACAAACCAATCAGCATTGTTCGTGTTCGGAGACTCCGTATTCGACGTTGGAAACAATAACTACATCAACACACGCCGAACTGCTCAGGCTAATGTTTGGCCGTATGGCCAAACCACGTTCAAGTTCCCGACCGGAAGAAATTCTGACGGCCGTTTGATTCCAGATTTTATCG CGGAATACGCTTGGTTACCATTGATACCACCTTATCTACAGCCGGGAAATGGTGTCAATCAGTTTACCTACGGCGTTAATTTCGCTTCTGCCGGCGCCGGAGCTTTGGTTGAAACATATCAACCACAg AATGTGATACCTTTGGGAAGCCAATTAAACAACTTCAAAAATGTGGAGAAGATGTTGAAAGATAAACTAGGAGATGCAGAGACCAAGAGGATAATCTCAAGAGCTGTTTATCTCATTCAGATTGGTCCTAACGACTATTTTTATCCCTTCTCCATTAACGCCTCTCATTTTGAATCCAATAGCAAAGAAAAATTCGTGGATAATGTTATCGGTAACACCACGACTGTGATCGAg GGAATTTATAAACTGGGAGGAAGGAAGTTTGGGCTCATGAACATGGGTCGACTCGACTGTGTTCCGGGACTGCTAACCATGGATCCAAATAGAATAGGATCATGTTTTGAACCCATCACTGAGTTGATAAAACTTCATAACCTAAGGATTCCGAATGTCTTGAGAGATCTACAGCGTCGATTGCCCGGTTTCAAATACTCGCTCTTCGACTCTTACACTGCTGGAACCGAAGCTATGGAGAATCCCACAAAATACG GGTTTAAGGAAGTGAAGAAGGCTTGTTGTGGAAGTGGACCGTTCAGGGGGAGCAGTACGTGTGGGTACCGAGCAGGAACGTCACGTGATTTCGAGTTATGCGAAAATGTTAGTGACTACATGTTCTTCGATGGCTCACACACGTCTGAGAAGGCTAATCAACAGACCGCTGAGTTGATGTGGGACGGTCCGTCTGATCTTGTTGGTCCCTACACTCTCAAGACCTTGTTTCAAAACTTGTAA